In a single window of the Desulfovibrio mangrovi genome:
- the ftsA gene encoding cell division protein FtsA: MAKSDLIVGLDIGTTKICAVVGEPTPDGVDIVGIGTAPSTGLRKGVVVNIEQTVQSIKKALEEAELMAGCEIRSVYAGIAGSHIKGFNSHGVIAVKGGEVGPKDVERVLDAAKAVAIPLDREVIHILPQEYIVDDQRGIADPLGMAGVRLEVKVHIVTGAVTSAQNIVRSCHRSGLDVSDIVLEALASSKAVLTEEEREIGVALVDLGGGTTDIAVFANDSIKHTGVLALGGQNLTNDIAFGLRTPMVSAEKIKTRYGCALAELVRGDETIEVSSVGDREPRKLSRQVLAEICEPRMEEILSLVDQELVRSGYKNLIGAGVVLTGGTSLIDGCQELGEQIFNLPTRIGYPRNVGGLKDVVNSPKYATAVGLLRYGAEKEGLELKFRIRDGNVFNRVLSRMKKWFSDVS; encoded by the coding sequence ATGGCCAAGTCTGATCTGATCGTGGGACTCGATATCGGGACCACTAAAATCTGCGCCGTGGTGGGCGAGCCCACTCCTGATGGTGTGGATATCGTCGGCATCGGCACTGCCCCCTCCACCGGCCTGCGTAAGGGTGTTGTGGTAAACATCGAGCAGACCGTGCAGTCCATCAAGAAGGCGCTTGAAGAGGCCGAACTCATGGCGGGTTGCGAAATCCGCTCCGTCTACGCAGGAATCGCAGGCAGCCACATAAAGGGCTTCAACAGCCACGGCGTTATTGCGGTCAAGGGCGGCGAAGTCGGTCCCAAGGACGTGGAGCGCGTGCTGGATGCAGCCAAGGCGGTAGCCATTCCGCTGGACCGCGAGGTCATCCACATTCTGCCGCAGGAATACATCGTTGACGACCAGCGCGGCATCGCCGATCCCCTCGGTATGGCCGGTGTGCGTCTTGAAGTGAAGGTGCACATCGTCACCGGCGCGGTGACCAGTGCACAGAATATCGTGCGTTCCTGCCATCGCAGCGGTCTTGATGTTTCCGATATCGTGCTTGAGGCGCTGGCTTCTTCCAAGGCCGTGCTGACAGAGGAAGAGCGCGAAATCGGCGTAGCGTTGGTGGACCTTGGCGGCGGCACCACCGATATTGCGGTGTTTGCCAACGATTCCATCAAGCACACGGGCGTGCTCGCCCTTGGTGGTCAGAATCTGACCAACGACATCGCCTTTGGTCTGCGCACCCCCATGGTCAGCGCAGAGAAGATCAAGACCCGTTACGGCTGCGCGCTTGCCGAACTTGTGCGTGGCGATGAAACCATAGAAGTTTCCAGCGTGGGCGACCGTGAGCCCCGCAAGCTCTCCCGTCAGGTGCTGGCGGAAATATGCGAACCGCGTATGGAGGAGATCCTTTCCCTCGTGGATCAGGAACTCGTCCGTTCCGGATACAAGAACCTTATTGGCGCGGGCGTGGTGCTTACTGGCGGCACTTCGCTGATCGACGGGTGCCAGGAACTTGGCGAACAAATCTTCAACCTGCCCACGCGGATTGGCTATCCTCGTAATGTGGGCGGCCTGAAGGATGTCGTGAACAGCCCCAAGTACGCCACCGCGGTTGGTCTCCTGCGGTATGGCGCGGAAAAGGAAGGCTTGGAGCTGAAATTCCGCATTCGTGACGGCAATGTCTTCAACCGGGTCCTGTCCCGGATGAAGAAGTGGTTCTCGGATGTTTCTTAG
- the murG gene encoding undecaprenyldiphospho-muramoylpentapeptide beta-N-acetylglucosaminyltransferase — MKRFVLTTGGTGGHIFPALAVAEELRKRFPDAEFLFVGGEYGPERDIVTRAGIEFVGLPVRGVLGRGLRAVGAVFGLAKATVRAMGIIGSFNPDAVIGFGGYAAFAACMGAKLREKPVAVHEQNSVPGLANKLLGKVADRIFISMPDPDEHFLPRKTVLTGNPVRANIRALRELPVNETGSRRLLVVGGSLGARAVNTAVMAMLPTLREAGVTVHHQTGQADLERVRAAYEEAGMQGCTVEAFIDDMATAYAQADLVLCRAGATTVAELTVAGKPAVFIPFPYATHNHQVHNARFLERQGAALVVEERQLAADSAESVDLPALVTALICDSGRLKMMAQASRKQGWPEAAANVASGLLDITRKAPLASLVHEYKK, encoded by the coding sequence ATGAAGCGTTTTGTTCTGACCACCGGCGGTACCGGTGGACACATCTTTCCGGCACTGGCCGTAGCCGAGGAACTCCGCAAGCGTTTCCCTGATGCGGAATTCCTGTTCGTCGGCGGCGAGTACGGTCCGGAGCGCGATATCGTGACGCGGGCCGGAATCGAATTCGTCGGTCTGCCCGTGCGCGGGGTGCTCGGCCGTGGTCTTCGTGCAGTGGGGGCCGTATTCGGTCTTGCCAAAGCTACGGTACGCGCCATGGGCATTATCGGCAGCTTTAATCCTGACGCGGTTATCGGATTCGGCGGATACGCGGCCTTTGCTGCCTGCATGGGGGCAAAGCTGCGTGAGAAGCCCGTGGCTGTGCATGAACAGAACAGCGTTCCCGGTCTTGCCAACAAGCTGCTCGGCAAGGTGGCGGACCGTATCTTTATTTCCATGCCCGATCCGGACGAACATTTTCTCCCCCGCAAGACCGTGCTGACCGGCAATCCCGTCCGTGCCAACATCAGGGCGCTACGTGAATTGCCGGTAAATGAAACCGGTAGCCGCCGTCTGCTGGTCGTTGGGGGCAGCCTTGGCGCCCGGGCCGTGAATACGGCTGTCATGGCGATGCTGCCCACCTTGCGTGAAGCAGGCGTGACCGTGCATCACCAGACAGGGCAGGCCGACCTTGAGCGGGTCCGTGCCGCCTACGAAGAGGCCGGTATGCAGGGTTGCACCGTGGAGGCATTTATCGATGACATGGCGACAGCGTATGCGCAGGCCGACTTGGTGCTCTGCCGCGCCGGAGCCACCACGGTTGCGGAACTGACGGTGGCAGGCAAGCCCGCCGTATTCATTCCTTTTCCTTACGCCACGCATAACCACCAGGTGCACAATGCCCGCTTCCTTGAGCGGCAGGGCGCAGCACTGGTGGTGGAAGAACGGCAGCTTGCGGCAGATTCCGCTGAATCCGTGGATCTTCCCGCACTTGTCACGGCACTTATCTGTGACTCTGGCCGTTTGAAAATGATGGCGCAGGCTTCCCGCAAGCAGGGATGGCCTGAAGCCGCCGCCAACGTGGCGAGCGGTCTGCTCGACATAACGCGCAAGGCGCCTCTGGCGTCTCTGGTGCATGAATACAAGAAGTAG
- a CDS encoding substrate-binding periplasmic protein, protein MKLKLLNMVLILVFGWAIAAVGAGREAGASDVPSHVALATHNLSPYGCYDASGHFDGIAVRAVRYAFAEMGVILELRVVPWKRAQYMFQTGDVDGFFAASKNDERDGLGVLSCTIADQQWSWYYLPHGGPVPSDSVFRQKARVASFHGANMLQWLHDEGYNVVASPPTTAELVELLERRRVDAVLANNLVMEELLRQRRNSESINVFVLKDNPLGVYFSHSFLARYPDFLRQFNEHVDTYRRQFQH, encoded by the coding sequence ATGAAGCTGAAACTGTTGAATATGGTGTTGATACTCGTGTTCGGTTGGGCGATTGCGGCTGTTGGCGCGGGGCGCGAAGCCGGTGCGTCTGATGTGCCGTCGCATGTTGCACTGGCAACGCACAACCTCAGCCCCTACGGGTGCTATGATGCTTCCGGACACTTTGATGGCATAGCTGTACGTGCCGTCCGGTATGCTTTTGCGGAAATGGGCGTAATTCTGGAGTTACGTGTCGTGCCGTGGAAACGAGCCCAGTATATGTTTCAGACTGGGGATGTGGACGGTTTTTTTGCGGCCTCCAAGAACGATGAACGTGATGGCTTGGGAGTTCTCTCTTGTACGATAGCAGACCAGCAATGGAGTTGGTATTATCTGCCGCACGGCGGTCCTGTACCATCAGATTCCGTCTTCAGGCAGAAGGCCAGGGTCGCTTCGTTTCATGGCGCGAATATGCTGCAGTGGCTGCATGATGAGGGATATAATGTTGTGGCCTCTCCGCCAACCACGGCAGAGCTTGTGGAATTGCTTGAGCGGCGCAGAGTGGACGCGGTGCTTGCGAATAATCTCGTTATGGAAGAGCTGTTACGTCAACGCAGAAATTCTGAATCTATCAACGTCTTTGTGCTCAAGGATAATCCGCTCGGGGTCTACTTTTCCCATTCCTTTCTTGCCAGATATCCTGATTTTCTCCGGCAGTTCAATGAGCATGTCGATACGTACCGGCGACAATTTCAGCACTGA
- the murC gene encoding UDP-N-acetylmuramate--L-alanine ligase, with the protein MIKIRKIHMVGIGGAGMSGIAEVLLNLGYEVAGSDIADGPVVRRLKNLGAEIFIGHGADNVTDVQVLVRSSAVKDDNPEVIAAREKKIPIIPRAEMLAELMRLRTGVAIAGTHGKTTTTSLTAAIFDAAQTDPTVIIGGRLNAYGTNARLGEGEFLIAEADESDGSFLCLLPIMTVVTNVDRDHMDFYADQQAIDDAFVQFMNSVPFYGANIVCGDDPGVRRLLPKVKRPCITYGFGPDNDIRAEVLSCTEMSHFRVIVQGRDMGEVHLSQPGRHNILNALGAIGVSLEAGISEAACIEGLSGFTGVGRRFERKGERNGVLVVDDYGHHPAEVAATINTAKQCFPNRRLVVAFQPHRFSRTQALFGEFCKAFEGVDKLLLTEIYPASEAPIPGVSGQSLAQGIRQVTNTDVLYCQDFQAVTEALPEVLQPGDLFITLGAGNIWTVGQKYLDGE; encoded by the coding sequence ATGATCAAGATTCGCAAGATTCACATGGTGGGTATCGGTGGTGCAGGCATGAGCGGCATTGCCGAAGTTCTGCTCAACCTCGGTTACGAGGTTGCCGGTTCCGACATTGCCGACGGCCCTGTGGTGCGTCGCCTGAAGAATCTGGGAGCGGAGATCTTCATCGGACACGGAGCGGATAACGTGACGGATGTGCAGGTGCTGGTCCGTTCTTCCGCCGTGAAGGATGACAACCCTGAAGTTATCGCCGCCCGGGAGAAGAAGATTCCGATCATTCCCCGCGCCGAAATGCTTGCCGAATTGATGCGCCTGCGCACCGGCGTTGCGATTGCCGGTACCCACGGCAAGACAACCACCACTTCTTTGACGGCAGCCATTTTTGATGCCGCGCAGACCGACCCCACCGTCATCATTGGCGGGCGGTTGAATGCCTATGGCACCAACGCGCGTCTGGGCGAGGGCGAATTCCTGATCGCAGAGGCGGACGAATCCGACGGTTCGTTCCTCTGTCTGTTGCCCATCATGACCGTGGTGACCAACGTGGACCGTGATCACATGGATTTTTACGCGGACCAGCAGGCCATTGATGATGCCTTCGTGCAGTTCATGAACAGCGTGCCCTTCTATGGCGCGAACATCGTATGCGGCGACGACCCCGGCGTGCGCAGGTTGTTGCCGAAGGTGAAGCGGCCCTGCATTACCTATGGTTTCGGTCCCGATAACGATATTCGTGCCGAAGTGCTTTCCTGCACCGAGATGAGCCACTTCCGTGTCATCGTGCAGGGGCGTGATATGGGGGAAGTGCATCTCTCCCAGCCCGGCCGTCATAACATCCTTAACGCGCTTGGGGCCATCGGCGTCTCGCTCGAGGCCGGCATTTCCGAAGCGGCCTGCATTGAAGGGCTTTCCGGTTTCACCGGCGTAGGCCGCCGCTTTGAGCGCAAGGGCGAGCGCAACGGTGTGCTGGTTGTGGATGACTACGGTCATCATCCGGCCGAGGTGGCCGCAACCATCAATACCGCCAAGCAGTGTTTCCCCAACCGCAGACTTGTGGTCGCCTTTCAGCCCCATCGTTTCAGCCGTACGCAGGCGCTCTTCGGCGAGTTCTGCAAGGCCTTCGAAGGGGTGGACAAGCTGCTGCTTACGGAAATCTATCCGGCATCCGAAGCGCCCATTCCCGGCGTGAGCGGGCAGAGTCTGGCGCAGGGGATTCGTCAGGTGACAAATACCGATGTTCTGTATTGTCAGGATTTTCAGGCCGTAACAGAGGCTCTTCCTGAAGTGTTGCAGCCCGGTGACCTCTTTATCACTCTGGGTGCAGGCAACATCTGGACTGTTGGCCAGAAGTACTTGGACGGAGAATAG
- a CDS encoding PaaI family thioesterase, which yields MNSTVHKDLIKFVEEDIPFHRFLGVKVLDVRPGYAKVCLPYREDFNGNEMRGVLHGGITALLVDICGAVALWTHFGPEDKTATIDMRVDYQRPAPFEDLVAEGDVRMLGNRIANVHIRVTSSSMPDTQIAEGRAVYYVKRAGAPS from the coding sequence ATGAACAGCACAGTACACAAAGACCTGATCAAGTTTGTTGAAGAGGACATTCCCTTCCATCGCTTTCTGGGCGTAAAGGTGCTGGATGTACGCCCGGGCTATGCCAAGGTGTGCCTGCCTTACCGCGAAGATTTCAACGGGAACGAGATGCGCGGCGTGCTGCATGGCGGCATTACCGCCCTTCTCGTAGACATCTGCGGCGCGGTAGCGCTGTGGACCCACTTCGGGCCTGAAGACAAGACTGCAACAATCGATATGCGCGTAGACTACCAGCGCCCTGCCCCCTTTGAAGACCTTGTGGCGGAAGGCGACGTGCGCATGCTGGGCAACCGCATCGCCAACGTGCATATCCGCGTTACCTCATCTTCCATGCCGGACACGCAGATAGCTGAAGGCCGCGCAGTCTATTATGTGAAACGCGCCGGTGCGCCCAGCTAG
- the ftsW gene encoding putative lipid II flippase FtsW — translation MAPLKKNAMNLDWVLLASAVCLVAFGLTMVLSASGIMAEKFHADKYYFFKRQLMFAGIGGIGMLVAASIPRKLLNQLQYPALGLAFVLTVITLTPLGTTINGSSRWISFGIFAVQPMEFARIALVLYLAYFFSAKQELVKTFSKGVIPPFAVTGLLCLLLLKQPDFGGAAVMAILLFFMCLVGGTRLIYLAASAMLAGGAGWLLIMRSGYRSRRLLAFLDPFKDAQDSGYQLVQSLFAMGSGGITGQGLGASKQKLFFLPEPHNDFIMAVVGEELGFVGVSLFFIIMGVFLWRAFRVAYRQEDLRDRLTAFGLALILMLSAVFNLAVVMGAAPPKGVAMPFMSYGGSSLVATFLCVGLLLNFSRTSEGTA, via the coding sequence ATGGCTCCCTTGAAGAAGAACGCAATGAACCTGGACTGGGTACTGCTTGCATCAGCGGTGTGCCTGGTCGCGTTCGGCCTGACCATGGTGCTTAGCGCCAGCGGGATCATGGCCGAGAAGTTTCATGCGGATAAGTACTACTTCTTCAAGCGCCAGCTCATGTTCGCAGGCATCGGCGGAATAGGGATGCTGGTTGCGGCTTCCATACCCCGCAAGTTGTTGAATCAGCTGCAGTATCCCGCACTGGGGCTTGCTTTTGTGCTGACGGTTATCACGCTCACGCCTCTCGGAACCACCATAAACGGTTCCAGCCGCTGGATATCGTTCGGCATTTTTGCCGTGCAGCCCATGGAATTCGCCAGAATCGCGCTGGTGTTGTATCTGGCCTACTTTTTCAGCGCCAAGCAGGAGCTGGTGAAAACCTTTTCCAAGGGAGTCATACCGCCCTTCGCCGTTACCGGCCTGCTCTGCCTGTTGCTGCTCAAACAGCCGGATTTCGGCGGTGCTGCCGTGATGGCCATTCTGCTCTTTTTCATGTGTCTCGTCGGCGGTACGCGGCTTATCTACCTTGCCGCATCCGCCATGCTGGCGGGCGGTGCAGGGTGGTTGCTCATCATGCGTTCCGGGTACCGCTCCCGTCGTCTGCTGGCGTTTCTCGATCCCTTCAAGGACGCGCAGGACTCTGGCTATCAGCTTGTGCAGTCGCTGTTCGCCATGGGTTCCGGCGGCATCACGGGGCAGGGCCTCGGTGCCAGCAAGCAGAAGCTTTTCTTCCTGCCCGAGCCGCACAACGACTTCATCATGGCGGTGGTTGGCGAGGAGCTTGGTTTTGTGGGTGTTTCGCTGTTTTTCATCATCATGGGAGTGTTCCTGTGGCGGGCCTTTCGTGTGGCCTACCGGCAGGAAGACCTGCGTGACCGCCTGACGGCGTTCGGGCTGGCGCTCATTCTCATGCTCAGCGCAGTGTTCAATCTTGCCGTGGTCATGGGAGCTGCGCCGCCCAAGGGTGTTGCCATGCCTTTCATGAGCTACGGCGGCAGTAGTCTTGTGGCGACCTTTCTCTGTGTCGGGTTGCTGCTCAATTTTTCAAGAACGTCTGAAGGGACGGCGTAG
- the murD gene encoding UDP-N-acetylmuramoyl-L-alanine--D-glutamate ligase: MSCQQSPVTPGMKAVVVGVGSTGMAAAELLHALGADVRIVDRSAEKVSPAFREVIDRFGFETAFGDHSAEQFAGAELVVPSPGVPVLKLAPYLPETARVMAETELAWHCVQHIPVLSVTGTNGKTTTVRLCAKMLEDAGKKVFLGGNIGTPLSRFVLEGGEADVLVLELSSFQLQTCSALRPKVGVLTNITVDHLDYHKDMDEYTDAKMRMFARQTFEDKAIFGPGLEDLPYRYDVKAEIWFFDDSARFPEALLKGRHNRLNMEAAFLACSVFGVTVESATATLREFTADEHTLETVGSAKGVIFVNDTKATTVDAVRAALETFETPILLLAGGVYKGGDLTTLRELIGTKCKAVGLYGGSREKFEQAWGGCAPISYDSTMEEAARRLMGVAAEGDVMLLAPATSSFDQYANYKARGEDFRRIQALLAGE, encoded by the coding sequence ATCAGCTGTCAGCAGAGCCCCGTAACTCCCGGCATGAAGGCCGTGGTTGTGGGCGTGGGAAGCACCGGCATGGCTGCCGCGGAGTTGCTGCATGCGCTTGGCGCGGATGTGCGCATCGTGGACCGCAGTGCCGAAAAGGTTTCTCCGGCGTTTCGTGAAGTTATCGATCGGTTTGGTTTTGAAACCGCCTTTGGCGACCACAGTGCGGAACAGTTTGCGGGTGCGGAACTTGTCGTTCCCAGCCCCGGCGTTCCCGTGCTCAAGCTGGCCCCGTATCTGCCCGAAACGGCGCGGGTGATGGCGGAAACCGAACTGGCATGGCACTGCGTGCAGCATATTCCCGTGTTGTCCGTGACAGGCACCAACGGCAAGACCACCACCGTGCGTCTGTGCGCGAAGATGCTGGAAGATGCCGGAAAGAAGGTTTTTCTCGGCGGAAACATCGGTACCCCTCTCAGCCGCTTCGTGCTGGAAGGTGGCGAGGCAGACGTGCTGGTGCTGGAGCTTTCCAGCTTCCAGTTGCAGACCTGTTCCGCTCTGCGTCCCAAGGTTGGTGTGCTGACCAATATCACTGTGGACCATCTCGACTACCACAAGGATATGGACGAGTACACGGACGCCAAGATGCGCATGTTTGCCCGTCAGACCTTCGAGGATAAGGCCATCTTCGGTCCCGGTCTTGAAGACCTGCCGTATCGCTACGACGTGAAGGCGGAAATCTGGTTCTTCGATGATTCCGCACGCTTTCCGGAAGCCCTGCTCAAGGGGCGTCACAACCGCCTGAATATGGAAGCGGCCTTTCTGGCCTGTTCCGTTTTCGGCGTGACCGTGGAGAGCGCTACGGCAACGCTGCGGGAGTTCACCGCGGACGAACATACGTTGGAAACCGTTGGGTCCGCCAAGGGCGTGATCTTCGTCAACGATACCAAGGCAACCACCGTGGATGCCGTACGTGCCGCGCTGGAAACTTTTGAAACGCCCATCCTGCTCTTGGCGGGCGGCGTTTACAAGGGCGGAGACCTCACCACTCTGCGTGAGCTGATCGGCACCAAGTGCAAGGCAGTGGGGCTCTACGGCGGCAGCCGCGAAAAGTTTGAACAGGCATGGGGCGGATGCGCACCCATTTCCTACGACAGCACCATGGAAGAAGCCGCAAGAAGGCTCATGGGTGTGGCCGCCGAGGGTGACGTGATGCTGCTTGCACCGGCCACCTCCAGCTTTGACCAGTATGCGAATTACAAAGCGCGCGGAGAGGACTTCCGTCGCATTCAGGCCCTGTTGGCAGGAGAATAG
- a CDS encoding cell division protein FtsQ/DivIB has translation MSEYFSVKEVQVAGNVRLGSGEIQALAEVRPGMNSLAVRMGAMEARLLSNPWVAGVSVKRELPGSFFITVRERVPHYWGRRGDKVVYLDDRGDMICELEPTKFTSLPFLSIDPGMESWLEQLPDMVGSLETASLPLDINNAAWVRLSRSGGMELFLENADMTLCLGVEDWNTNLSRLALVLGDLSRRGELKYVRSVKVDGDSVWVEAATSPAASR, from the coding sequence GTGAGTGAGTACTTCTCGGTGAAGGAAGTGCAGGTGGCCGGAAATGTCCGGCTCGGAAGCGGTGAGATTCAGGCGCTTGCAGAAGTGCGACCCGGCATGAACAGTCTGGCCGTGCGTATGGGGGCGATGGAGGCCCGTCTGCTCAGCAATCCCTGGGTGGCAGGTGTCTCCGTCAAGCGGGAATTGCCCGGAAGCTTCTTCATCACGGTGCGCGAACGCGTGCCGCACTACTGGGGAAGGCGGGGCGACAAGGTGGTCTACCTCGATGACCGTGGTGACATGATCTGCGAGTTGGAGCCGACCAAGTTTACGTCGCTTCCGTTTCTCTCGATTGATCCGGGCATGGAATCCTGGCTTGAGCAGCTGCCTGACATGGTGGGATCGCTGGAAACGGCCAGCCTGCCCTTGGATATAAATAATGCCGCGTGGGTGAGACTCAGCAGAAGTGGGGGGATGGAGCTGTTTCTGGAGAATGCGGATATGACTCTCTGTCTGGGGGTCGAGGATTGGAACACTAACCTGAGCCGTCTGGCCTTGGTGCTGGGGGACCTGAGCCGCAGGGGCGAATTGAAGTATGTTCGCTCGGTGAAGGTGGACGGTGACAGTGTGTGGGTTGAGGCGGCAACTTCTCCTGCCGCCAGCAGATAA
- the ftsZ gene encoding cell division protein FtsZ: protein MEFMEIEDSMAKIKVIGVGGGGGNAVNNMISSVLRGVTFITANTDVQALNNSQAEYKIQLGDKLTKGLGAGANPAVGRDAALESIEQIRAAIGEADMVFVTAGMGGGTGTGAAPVIAQVAKEMGALTVGVVTKPFFFEGRKRLEAAEAGIEEFRQHVDSLITIPNDRLLSLAAKKATFVEMLKKADEILYFAVKGISDLIMVPGLINLDFADVKAVMGESGLAMMGAGSATGEARAREAAMKAITSPLLEDVSIDGARGVLMNITCSSDLTIEEVSEAAGAIQEAAHDDARIFFGTVFDDNIGDEMRITVIATGIDATRAETQGNGGRSVSANGKVTPMRNAPPKAAPAPRAQQQVQPQAAARPAQPASQPMSQPMAQPRRAQEVITRPAPARGLGNFSEEDRSIPAYLRRQGQVAQAAQQAANLHNPGEEDFVFDEDEFEIPSFIRKQAD, encoded by the coding sequence ATGGAATTTATGGAAATTGAAGACAGCATGGCGAAAATTAAAGTCATTGGTGTCGGCGGTGGCGGTGGTAACGCTGTTAACAACATGATCAGCTCGGTACTGCGCGGCGTGACTTTCATCACTGCCAATACCGACGTGCAGGCGCTCAACAACTCGCAGGCCGAGTACAAGATTCAGCTGGGTGACAAGCTCACCAAGGGCCTTGGCGCAGGCGCCAATCCCGCAGTCGGCCGTGATGCAGCGCTTGAGTCCATCGAACAGATCCGCGCAGCCATCGGCGAGGCGGACATGGTGTTCGTTACCGCAGGTATGGGTGGCGGCACCGGCACCGGCGCGGCGCCTGTTATCGCGCAGGTTGCCAAGGAAATGGGCGCACTGACCGTTGGCGTTGTGACCAAGCCTTTCTTCTTTGAAGGCAGAAAGCGCCTTGAGGCTGCTGAAGCCGGCATCGAAGAGTTCCGCCAGCATGTGGACTCCCTCATCACCATTCCCAACGACCGACTGCTGTCCCTCGCCGCCAAGAAGGCAACCTTCGTGGAAATGCTGAAGAAGGCGGACGAGATTCTCTATTTCGCAGTGAAGGGCATTTCCGACCTCATCATGGTGCCCGGCCTGATCAACCTCGACTTCGCGGACGTGAAGGCCGTGATGGGCGAATCCGGTCTCGCCATGATGGGCGCAGGCAGCGCCACCGGCGAAGCCCGTGCCCGCGAGGCTGCCATGAAGGCTATCACCAGCCCCCTGCTGGAAGATGTATCCATTGACGGCGCACGTGGCGTGCTCATGAACATCACCTGTTCCTCCGATCTCACCATCGAGGAAGTTTCCGAAGCAGCAGGTGCCATTCAGGAAGCCGCGCACGATGATGCCCGCATCTTCTTCGGTACCGTATTTGACGACAACATCGGCGATGAAATGCGCATCACCGTTATTGCCACCGGCATTGACGCCACCCGTGCAGAAACGCAGGGAAACGGCGGACGGAGCGTTTCGGCGAACGGTAAGGTAACGCCCATGCGTAATGCCCCGCCCAAGGCCGCTCCGGCACCCCGCGCCCAGCAGCAGGTTCAGCCGCAGGCCGCTGCGCGTCCCGCACAGCCTGCCAGTCAGCCCATGAGTCAGCCCATGGCGCAGCCGCGTCGTGCTCAGGAAGTGATTACACGTCCTGCGCCTGCGCGTGGACTTGGCAACTTCAGCGAAGAAGACCGCAGCATTCCCGCATACCTTCGCCGTCAGGGACAGGTAGCGCAGGCAGCGCAGCAGGCAGCCAACCTGCATAACCCCGGTGAGGAAGATTTCGTATTCGACGAGGACGAGTTTGAGATTCCTTCCTTCATCCGCAAACAGGCGGATTAG
- the murB gene encoding UDP-N-acetylmuramate dehydrogenase, which produces MSLVILQGPTLRERTTLRLGGSTIAEVVIARAQDCDELSLALERLGGKPLVLGYGSNILASDGELPLVVVNPAVMDAPQVVGEGTDGVRVRVGAGFRLPRLLGWLCSNGLSGLEGLSGIPGTVGGAVAMNAGSYGCETGARLESVTIFDPRNGVRTLKRDSLHFAYRHFSVEETDGASGDTSLTIVLDATFCLDRGVRDDIHRVMRENYAKKKATQPVTAYSAGCVFKNPSQQASAGKLLDSCGFKGKEYGGMAFSKMHANFLINTGKGTSEEAKYLLSIAQEKVKKETNFSLELEVKII; this is translated from the coding sequence ATGTCGCTGGTTATTCTGCAGGGGCCGACCCTCAGGGAACGTACCACGCTCAGGCTTGGTGGAAGCACCATTGCCGAAGTGGTCATTGCCCGTGCGCAGGACTGCGACGAATTGTCGCTTGCGCTGGAGCGCCTTGGCGGCAAGCCGCTGGTGCTGGGGTACGGCAGCAATATATTGGCCAGCGACGGCGAGTTGCCTCTGGTGGTGGTGAATCCTGCTGTGATGGATGCGCCGCAGGTGGTGGGCGAGGGCACCGACGGTGTTCGCGTTCGGGTGGGGGCCGGCTTCAGACTTCCCCGCCTGCTTGGCTGGCTCTGCTCCAACGGGCTTTCCGGATTGGAAGGACTTTCGGGCATTCCCGGAACCGTGGGTGGGGCCGTTGCCATGAATGCCGGTTCTTACGGGTGTGAAACAGGAGCCAGACTGGAAAGTGTAACGATCTTTGACCCTCGCAACGGTGTGCGCACTCTCAAGAGGGACTCGTTGCACTTCGCATACAGGCATTTCTCCGTAGAAGAGACTGATGGTGCCTCTGGCGATACGTCTTTGACTATTGTTCTGGACGCAACATTCTGTCTTGATAGAGGCGTCAGAGACGATATTCATCGGGTAATGCGGGAAAACTACGCCAAGAAGAAAGCAACGCAGCCTGTAACGGCATATAGTGCCGGCTGCGTATTCAAGAATCCTTCGCAACAGGCAAGCGCAGGAAAGCTTTTAGACAGTTGTGGATTTAAGGGAAAAGAATATGGTGGCATGGCATTTTCGAAAATGCATGCTAATTTTTTGATAAATACTGGTAAAGGAACAAGCGAAGAAGCAAAGTATCTTTTATCAATTGCGCAGGAAAAAGTAAAGAAAGAAACAAATTTTTCACTTGAATTAGAAGTAAAAATCATCTGA